One genomic region from Candidatus Polarisedimenticolaceae bacterium encodes:
- the pheS gene encoding phenylalanine--tRNA ligase subunit alpha, with amino-acid sequence MGAAFDAALAAAGSDAAAVEAVRVRFLGKKGELTALLKGLGAVPPEDRPRAGQEVNALRRRFEGAVDEAVARAADAERLRAVDRERVDPTLAARVPPAGSLHPVTRTRRDLETVFRSMGFTVEQGPEAEDDFHNFEALNLPADHPARDATDTFYLDGGLLLRTHTSPVQIRTMRRQRPPIRMICPGRVYRKDLDATHLPMFHQLEGLVVGEGISLADLKGTMAAVWSRFFGDDVVVRLRPGYFPFVEPGCEFDISCRVCGGGGRTADGVGCRACKASGWLEMGGAGMVHPRVFEAVGIDAERYTGWAFGLGIDRIAMQRFGVDDLRLLIENDVRFLRQLAE; translated from the coding sequence ATCGGGGCGGCATTCGACGCCGCCCTCGCCGCAGCCGGCTCCGATGCGGCCGCCGTCGAGGCGGTGCGGGTTCGCTTTCTCGGGAAGAAGGGTGAGCTGACGGCGCTCCTCAAGGGGCTCGGCGCCGTACCGCCGGAGGACCGGCCGCGCGCCGGCCAGGAGGTGAACGCCCTGCGCCGGCGCTTCGAGGGGGCCGTGGACGAGGCGGTCGCGCGCGCGGCGGACGCGGAGCGCCTGAGGGCCGTCGACCGGGAACGGGTCGACCCGACGCTCGCCGCAAGGGTGCCGCCGGCGGGGTCGCTCCATCCCGTCACGCGCACCCGGCGCGACCTCGAGACGGTGTTCCGCTCGATGGGATTCACCGTGGAGCAGGGACCGGAGGCCGAGGACGACTTCCACAACTTCGAGGCGCTGAACCTCCCCGCCGACCATCCCGCGAGGGACGCGACCGACACGTTCTACCTCGACGGCGGACTCCTGCTGCGCACGCACACCTCGCCGGTGCAGATCCGAACGATGCGGCGCCAGCGGCCGCCGATCCGGATGATCTGCCCGGGGCGCGTCTACCGGAAAGACCTCGACGCGACGCACCTGCCGATGTTCCACCAGCTCGAGGGGCTCGTCGTCGGCGAGGGGATCTCGCTCGCCGACCTCAAGGGAACGATGGCGGCGGTCTGGAGCCGGTTCTTCGGCGACGACGTCGTCGTACGCCTTCGTCCCGGGTACTTCCCGTTCGTCGAGCCCGGGTGCGAGTTCGACATCTCCTGCCGCGTCTGCGGCGGAGGGGGGCGCACGGCCGACGGCGTCGGCTGCCGGGCCTGCAAGGCCTCCGGCTGGCTGGAGATGGGGGGCGCGGGGATGGTGCATCCGCGCGTCTTCGAGGCGGTCGGAATCGACGCCGAGCGGTACACGGGCTGGGCCTTCGGCCTCGGGATCGACCGGATCGCCATGCAGCGCTTCGGCGTCGACGACCTGCGCCTGCTCATCGAGAACGACGTCCGATTCCTCCGACAGCTCGCGGAGTAG
- the rplT gene encoding 50S ribosomal protein L20, which translates to WIIRINAAARLHDMSYSTLMHALKVAGVGLDRKILADLAVRDPQAFGAVVQAARQAAAHA; encoded by the coding sequence TGGATCATCCGGATCAACGCGGCCGCGCGCCTGCACGACATGTCGTACTCGACCCTGATGCACGCGCTCAAGGTCGCCGGCGTCGGCCTCGATCGGAAGATCCTGGCCGATCTCGCCGTGCGCGACCCGCAGGCGTTCGGCGCGGTGGTCCAGGCGGCGAGGCAGGCGGCGGCGCACGCCTGA